The nucleotide window atatatatatatgtatgtatatatatatatatatatatatatatatatatatatatatatatgtatgtatatatatatatatatatatatatatatatatatatatatatatatatatatatatatataaacatacatatatatatatatacatatatatatatacaaacatacgtatatatatatatacatatatatatatacaaacatacatatatatatatatacatatatatatatatatatatatatatatatatatatatacatatatatatatatatatatatatatatatatatacatatatatgagaaGAAGCTGAGATGGAAGAACAGCAAGAGAAGAAGCTGAGATGGAAGAACAGCAAGAGGAGAAGGCGCAGAGTGTCGTCGATGGCGATGACCTGAACGCTGTTGTTTCCTGGCGAAGAAGAAGAACGGCAAGAGAAGGAAGTCTTCAAATTtcgtgttattattattattaacttgtaCATGAAGTTGTTGATGAGGACTTGGTATAAAAacccaaaaataataaaaaacaaatTGGTACGATTCCATGGGAGTCCACGCTGTAAACATGTTTCGATCAATCCACGTAATGTACTTGCTTTACGTTTCAATCACGAGTAAAGTAGTTCCTTTTGTGAACCGAGTGCGATTTCTCTATCTACACTAAAGAAGAGAAAGGTTTGGTCATCTGCCCCAGATTGAAGGGTGGAgtcaagaaagaggaggaggagatccaTCGTGTTGAGTTGTGCCCAATAACTTGCAGTTGCCACGAGAAAGAACTTCAACCGGCGAAGCATCAGCGGAACTCTGTGACTACATATCAAATTGCAGTAACACATTTTGCGTACGATTTTCCCACGTCGGCTTATTTTAATCCTTGGATTCTATTTTCTTACGTGAAGATAAGACGTCATTGGGATCGGATCCTGCAACGTGcggctcacacacacacacacacacacacacactcggaTACTTTTAATAACCATCCCCGAGTCACCCTTCACCTAAACAAATAAAAAGACGACAACAAACAGCTCGAGCTTCCCGCTTTCAACAGTCGCCCAACTAGCGAAAAGGAAATACACAATAATTGGTCTCTCCCCCCATTCCGTCTTTCCAGCGATTCCCTCTTTGACATCGTGCCATCACCACTGGGGCCCACAATTTGGCCGAGCTACCTGGTGCCTGGTTCGACCGACTCACGCAGACACCATCTCATATGACACAGGTGGGGCCCATGTCGAGGACGTGCGACCTAACGCAGGTTGCCGTCTTCATAACGTCAACACAGGcggatgaatgaatgaatgaatgaatgagagagagagagagatagatggaACAACGGCCGAAACAAAAAGAGGCGGCGGCGGATACTGCCCTCCACGGCGACGTGTTGGACGCCATCGTCTCCCGCGTGTCCCCCCTCGACCTCCTCCCCGCCTCCCGCGTCTCCAAGGCTTGGCGTACCGCCGTCCTCTCCTCCCCGCGCCGCCCGCCGCCGTGGTTCATCCTCCACCACCTGGGTCGTCGCCAGGTTGCCGCCGCCTTTGACCCCCTCTCCCGCGCGTGGCGGTCTCTCCCCTTCGCGCCCAGCTACCCTTCCCACCGCCAGGGGCCCCAGCCGCAGCAGTTCTCCTCCTACATGCTCTCCCCCGGAGGCggcacccgcctctgcgtcctctctgTCTCGGCGCTAGCCCTCGCCACAGACCCCTTCGGCGCTTCCTGGCGCCAGCTGGAGCCGCCGCGCTACTCGCGGACGGACCCGGTGGTGGCCGTCGTTGGGACCCGCGTCGTGGTGGCGGGCGGCGCGAGCGACCTCGAGGACGGAGAGAACGCGGTCGAGGTGTTCGACGGAGGCGCCAGCGGCGCATGGGTTTCGTGTGAGCCCATGCCGGAAGCCTTCAGATGGTCCGAATCGATCTCCTCGGCGGCGGTGGGGCGGAGGCTGTACGTTCTGGAGAAGCAGTCACCCTTCACCTTGAGCTGGTTCGACGTGGAATCCAGGCGGTGGGGGCCGGCGCGAGGCGTGCGCGTGCCGGACCCGACCGTGCGGCACGCGGCCATCGGGTTCGCGAACGGGCGCCTGCTGCTGGCGGGGGTGGGCGGGATCGGGACGGGGTTCGGCTGGAGGGCGGAGAGCGTGCGGCTGTGGGCGGTGGACGAGGAATCCCTGCAGGTAGAGGAGGAGGTTGGGAGCATGCCGCGGGCGATGGTGGAGGAGCTGGTGGGGGACGGGGGGTGGGGCCTGTCGTCGCTCGGATTCCTGAGCGAGGGGAGGTTCGCCTACGTCTACAACCCGTCCTACCCGAAGGATTTATTCCTGTGCGAGCTGGAGGAGGGCGGCGGGTGCAGGTGGGAAAGCGTCCCGCGGCCAGCGTGCATGGAGGAGCGCCCGACGCACAGGGTGGTGGTCGGCTGCTGCCAAGTAGGCGTGGAGGACCTAATGATGGGAAAAGATAGGACCGTCTAAGCTTGGACCAAGAAAAGAATACCGGGAGTGGCCTCGGCTTTAGCTTTAGCTTTAGCTTTTCCTGGAGACACTGGGAGGTGGCCGCAACCCATGAAGCAAGCCTTTTGCAGGGGAGGTGGCCACTCAGAAGGTACGAAGAAGATTGACATCtactatatattaaatatttgtttgattcaCGCATTATGTATATCTGCTTGATGATTTTGTGATCCAGCCAATAACAGCTTCTGCATTCTCTGGACACGGATAATTATATAAGACACTTTAATCATCACTTCGATAGGATATGGTTGGATCGGATCTAATCTTCTTCTGTTGCCTTTCTTCCTGCTACTTATCTGTTTTTCGTAAAGTTTGTTTCTTTTAAGCGCCTAGCTGTTGTTGTTATAGTGCGTGCTCTGCTCTCTACCATAACTCAGAAAGAATACTgattcgatcattagaagaggttTTTGTTGAATGCAAGTAATTGGTGGGGTGGATCGACAAAGTCGACAACACCTCagctataaaaaaatttatctagTTTGGTAACTCATTTATATATACAAAAACTCTAAAAtcgattattatttttaattatttgacatcatcgtcatcatccttCCATAAGCTTTTACTAGAATCGACCTTTCACCTATCACGTCGACAAAGTTGCAGGAGTTCCTATTGTCAACTGTATTAAAGGAGCGACTCATTGTCAATGACATGCTCGCCCAATCCCTTTGCCTTTATGTCGACTTCGACTTAACATATCGTATTTACAATTAATGTGATATTTCCTAATGTCAATTGTATGCATGGTACAGAAATGCTTAATGACAAGCTAAAAAAATGTGAAAATAAGGGTAAAATATTGTCAATATTAGTTGCCAATATGTAATTTTGTTAAGTACATGTTCGGATTACAGGCTTGTAAGTAATAATTGTGCAGAAAGTTAAACCCCAGTCTGACTTTATGATAAGAATTATGCTGCAGGGAAGTGAATCATCATCTTACACCAAAATTAGCCAGAATTTGTACCTGGTTTCACATGAGTGCAACAATCAATTCTTCTGATGCTGAAAGTATTCTTTCTGATATTAATATGACCATGGATGATGGAAGTTCTCCAATATAAGATCATGAAAACAGAACAAAtctaaaaagaaacaaagaacatAGCTTTTGAGTTCCACGGAAATAACAGCAGAGGATGAGCTGAAAATAATTGCTCATGTTTTTGCAAATGAAGAAACAAAGGTTCTAATAAAGACGTTAAAGATGTCCAAGGGCAGAAGCTACCGCTGCTTGTTCACCACCTTCCAATGCTCTTCATGAAAGTATATATTGCATGCTCTTAAGATAAGAATATGAAACAGCTGATATTTGATTTAAGCTGTCAAAATGGTCATTCGTCTATATTCAGATATGATGTCAAACTAATTTGATGCCGCAATGCAATTTTATCTGAGAGGTAATGTATCaagtaaaagagaagaaagaagtttTATGCAGTGAAATCAGGCAGCAAACTCAAGTGGCAGTTAACCTAAACATTCAATTAAACAGGGAAAACCTCTGGAGAGCTTCACACATCGAAAAGAAGTGACTAGCAAACTGTGCAAGCAAAGCTTCAACCGTACGATGTTCACATAATGATGCAGCGGCCCCTTTCTTCCACCTGAGGTGCAGTAGCTGGTTGATATCTGTTTGGGTCTGATGGGTTGTACGTGAACTCAGAGGTATCAAGACCATACTAGCAGAAGAAAACAACACAAAGAAAGAAAATTAGAACTAACTAGTGTAACAAATTGCAAACACAATCGAAGATTCCATGCAGAGTGCAGAGATCACCTTTTCCCTCATCCGTTGGCTCCAGGCATCATTTCTGCTAGGACGATGGTCAAGAGTGCCAAGAACAGGTACTCCAGTTGCCGGAGTTCCTTGCCGGTTCATTAATGGCTGTCGGATGGTAGATCTTGGAGCAATATATTCATCATCACTATCATATTCGGCAGGCCTGTTTGCTGCTCTTACAATAAGGGCTAACACGAATACAAAGGCCTGCAGATTATATTCATATAATTCCTAAGTCCACAATGGAGCTTCACACAGATGTTATAATAAATTAATGATCTTAATAAAATAAAGATTAATTAGTGCAAAACAATTTAAGACATCACTCAACTTCAGGGTTGCAACTGGCATGTGAAAATATCCTAGGTTATTCTTGAATAAATCTGTGTGGCTTGGTCCCCTCTATAACAGGAAGTGATTACTGAATGCACAAAGGATCAAACAAAGTTGTTTCCAAGTAACTTGGACCCAACCAAAGCTTAAATCCTGAAAAGAACTGTACAGATATCTTACAAGGATCAACCAAAGTTGATTCCAAGTAAATTGGACCCAAATAAAGCCTAAATCTTAAAATGAACTATACAGATATCTTACTTGGACCCAACCAAAGCCTAAATCCTAAACTGAACTATACAGATATCTTACAAGAGGAAAGGATGCCCATCCAATATTGACCTCTGACAATAAAGAAGTTAAAACAACCCAGATCCCTTGCATGAACACAAACTAACAGCCATTTTTATGGTCATGACCATACACGACTAGAGGAGCATTTTAAGTGTTATCTTAAAAGAACTAGTAACAACTGACTGCAGCTTTTCTAAGAACTTTTGCTAATTTCTAAAGGCTTACAGCAGGAGCATCTGATAGAAAACAATGGATCAAGTATCACACTTATTATAGATAATATATTTTGGATTTAACCAACATATCATCGAAGTGAATTTCTATGAAGTAATCATGAGACAATAGTGAAAAGTGTGGCCATATATAGTCAAAAACTTGTTTTGTTCAAAAAACAAAAAGTCAATATAAATAGTCAGAATATTGATCAA belongs to Musa acuminata AAA Group cultivar baxijiao chromosome BXJ3-5, Cavendish_Baxijiao_AAA, whole genome shotgun sequence and includes:
- the LOC103973163 gene encoding F-box/kelch-repeat protein At1g23390, producing MEQRPKQKEAAADTALHGDVLDAIVSRVSPLDLLPASRVSKAWRTAVLSSPRRPPPWFILHHLGRRQVAAAFDPLSRAWRSLPFAPSYPSHRQGPQPQQFSSYMLSPGGGTRLCVLSVSALALATDPFGASWRQLEPPRYSRTDPVVAVVGTRVVVAGGASDLEDGENAVEVFDGGASGAWVSCEPMPEAFRWSESISSAAVGRRLYVLEKQSPFTLSWFDVESRRWGPARGVRVPDPTVRHAAIGFANGRLLLAGVGGIGTGFGWRAESVRLWAVDEESLQVEEEVGSMPRAMVEELVGDGGWGLSSLGFLSEGRFAYVYNPSYPKDLFLCELEEGGGCRWESVPRPACMEERPTHRVVVGCCQVGVEDLMMGKDRTV